The sequence below is a genomic window from Desulfovibrio oxyclinae DSM 11498.
GGGAATTAGAATTTGAAAAATTTACAGTATAGGTAGTGGGTTATGTGTGGTGTGAAGTGTGTGGAGCAGATTTATGAATGAATATTTTAGCATTGTTATAAATACCACCTAACCCATCATATACAATTGACCGTCCCTAACTGCTTGATACTGTTACATCGGAAAAGCTGCCTTAATTTTCACGCATGGGGGTTCCTGATGAAGCTTTCCGCTAAGTTGATCATCGGTTTCGGTATGGTTTTGGTGCTTCTTATGGTGGTCTCAGGGGTATCGTATTTCGCTTTGGAAAATTCCACCAACGGATTCGAGGTGTACAGAGGGCTTGCCAGAGACACCAACATGGCTGGAAGGCTTCAGGCCAATATGCTTTCGGCCCGGATGGCAGTGAAGGACTTTGTCATCAGCGCGGAGGAGGAAGACCTTCAGAAATTCGAAGCCGAGTTCGCGGAAGTGAAGAAGTTTATGGAAAAGGCGCAAGCCGAGATCACGCAGCCGGACAGGGCCGCGATGGTTTCGTCGGCAGCCGACCGTCTGGGAGCTTACAATTCCGCTTTCGACAGAGTGGTTGAGTTGCAGCGCAGGCGCCGTGAGATAGTGAACGAAGTTTTGAACAAGAACGGGCCCTTGATTGAAGAGCGCATGACGCAGATTCTGCGCAGCGCCGAGCAGGCCGGCGACACAAACGCAGCCACGACCACCGCAAACGCGCTCCGATCCCTGCTTCTTGCACGGCTCTATGTGGTCAAGTTTCTTGAAAACAATGTTGCGACGTTCTCCCAGAGAGTGGAGCAGGAAATGGTCGATTTGGACCAGCAGTTCGAGCGGATGCGCGGCACCCTCACGAGCCGGGACCGGCTTGGCCTGCTTGATCAGATTATCCCGTTGCAGGATAGCTATCAGGATGCTTTCGAGGAACTTGTGCAGGTCATCGGAGAGCGCAACCGTTTGATAAACGACAGGCTCGACGTTCTGGGACCCGAGATCGCCTCGGATATGGAAGATGTGAAGCTTTCCGTCATGCAGGAGCAGAACGAACTTGGCCCAAGGCTTCAGGCGGCGAACAACCGTGCCGTGTACATGGTCATCGGCCTGAGCGCCGGTGCGTTGCTCTTCGGCATCCTTACGGCCATGTTCATCGTGCGCAGCGTTCTCGGCCAGCTTGGCAAGGATCCGTCCGAAATTGCCAAGATCACCAAGGAAATAGCGGCGGGTAACCTCGGCGTCCAGTTCGATGACGGTCACCTTGAAGGCGTGTACGGCGATATGAAGAACATGGTGGACAAGATCGGCGGCGTGGTTGCCGAGGTCCGCGGCAGCTCGGAAAATGTCGCCAGCGGCAGCCAGCAGCTCTCCGGTTCGTCGCAGGGCGTGTCTCAGGGGGCGACCGAGCAGGCCGCGTCCGTGGAAGAGGTCTCTTCCAGTGTCGAACAGATGGCTTCCAACATCGCCCAGACCACGGACAACGCGCAGGGTACCGAACAGTTGGCGTACAAGGCCGCACAGGACGCCGAAGAGAGCGGCAAGGCCGTGCGCGAATCGGTGGTGGCCATGAAGGAGATCGCCGAGAAGATTTCCATCATCGAGGAGATCGCGCGGCAGACGAACCTTCTTGCTCTCAACGCGGCCATCGAGGCGGCCCGGGCCGGGGAGCACGGCAAGGGGTTCGCAGTGGTCGCGGCCGAAGTCCGCAAGCTGGCGGAACGAAGCGGCGAGGCTGCCGGAGAAATCAGCGAGCTGTCCGTTTCCAGCGTGGACGTGGCAGACAGGGCCGGCAACATGCTCGAAGAGCTGGTCCCGAATATCCGCAAGACCGCGGAGCTGGTGCAGGAAATCACTGCCGCAAGCCGCGAGCAGAGTGCGGGAGCGGAGCAGATCAATACGGCCATCAGCCAGTTGGATGCCGTCATTCAGCAGAACGCATCCGCCTCGGAGGAAATGGCCTCAACCAGTGAGGAACTGGCGGGACAGAGCAAGGCGTTGCTGGATGTGGTGGGCTTCTTCCGATTTGATGGTCAGGGCGGTGGCAGGCCGACGGTCCGGGCGTACTCCGCTCCTACACCCAAGGCAAAGCCGCTGCCTGAAGCCAATCAGGATTACGAGCCGTATCAAGCTTCGGGCGATAGCGACTCGGAGGACGAATTCGAGCGCTTCTAAGGTAGCTTCCCTCATGCAAGACAATGGCCCGCGTCACATGACGCGGGCCATTTCTTTCCTGTCAGACCCTTACGCTGAGCCCTGCCCGGGCAAAGGAATACTGGCCTGCCTGAAGCAGCGAGAGTTCGTTCCTCGCTGCCTCAAGCAGCCTTGCCTTTACCTCGGGTGAGTAAGGCGAGGACCGTACTTGTGCGATCTCCTGCCTGACGGCATTGATTCTTTGCTGCATGCTCTCCAGACTATATCCGCGGCCGGGATAATCCCGGTCCGGGGCATTGTCCTTGAAGAGCGGCTCCCTGTTGCTCGCCTCGCGGTCCCGGAACAGGTCAAGAACCGGGTCGGATGCCGGGCGCGTGAAAGCGAACCCGGGCGTTCCGGAAAGAGGCCAATCCGTGGCTGTTAACATGGCAACGCTCCTTGTCGCCGTTTGCAGCCTTATCGGACGGATTCGGGGGAAGATTTAGGGGGCGGGGATGGAGGAGCGTGCGGGCAGGCTCCATTCTTCGCGCAGGTGGTCGATCCAACCACTGTCGAACATCTTGAACATCTGCTCGTTGAGCACGCTGAGGAAGTGTTCTGAATTGGGAGCGTTTTTGAGGGCAATGGCATATTCCGAGGTATTCTCGAAAACCGGCAGCTTGCGTACCTGTCTGCGGATTCCCAGCTGCTGTACGGCGAAGTCCCAATTGGCTTCGTAGCCAGCAAAGGCGTCTACGCGCCCGGCGAGAAGCATGTCGAAACCCTGCCGGATGCTGTCCACGGGCTTTTTGCGAACATGCCCCGGGGGCAGGTTTTCCCAGCGGTCACCATAGTTGAAGCCGCGTTGGACGGCTACGGTGATGGGGGGGAGGCCCTGAAGACCATTCCAGTCAATGAGACTTTCGGTGCGTACGTAAAGCCTGCATCGGACATCGTTTATGGGAATGCGTCCAAAGGCGAAGCGTTTCTTGCGTTCGCTGCTTGGTGAGGCGGGGAAAAGCAGATCAAATTCGCCGTTGCTTATGGCGACCAGCGAGCGTTTCCACGGCATGACGGTCAGCTCAATCTCGTAACCGGCGTTATGAAACGCGGTGCGGACAATATCCCAGCTGTATCCGCGCAGGGTGGCAGAGTGCGAACCCGCAGGAATGTGCTCCGAAATGACATTGGTCTCCGGGGGAACCGTAAAACAATAAGGGGCATAGCCGTAGAGCGTGACGATTCTCACGGTCCTGCGAATCGGTGATTCGGCAAAGATCGTGGTTGCCAATACAAGGACCAGTGTCGTGGCCAAAAGGGCAGGAAGACTCTTTCGGAGCATGTCGCTTAATAGCCTATTGTGCGCGTCAAGTCCATAGGAGGCCATAATCACTTGCAAAAACCTGTCGATAGACAATTGCGCGAATGTGTTCTAATTGTTTGCCGCCGCCCGCAATACGCAGTTTGGCGGCAATTTTTTGTGCAAAACGTGGTTCGACTTGCGAGAGCAAGCCGCTTATCGGCAAGAATCAAGGAGAGAGGAAATGCAGAAAAGGGAGACGTGGGGCTCTCGCGGCGGCTTTATCATGGCCGCGGTCGGCTCCGCCATCGGATTGGGGAATATCTGGCGATTCCCCTACATGGCTTATGAAAACGGCGGCGGAGCGTTCCTGCTGCCCTACTTTGTGGCAATGCTTTTCGCGGGCATTCCGTTCATCATTCTGGAATACGGGCTGGGCCACCGCTTCAAGGGCTCCGCACCGAGAATTTTCGCATCCATTTCCCGTCGCTGGGAATGGCTTGGCTGGTGGCAGGTCCTCGTGGCCTTCGTCATCGCCACATATTACGTGGTGGTCATAGCATGGGCCATGGACTATTTCCTCATGTCCTTCGACCTCGGATGGGGGAGTGATCCGAAGGGCTTCTTCTTTGGCGAATATTTGGGCCTCACCGACTCGCCCATGAACCTCGGCGATATCCAGTGGACCATCTTCACCGCCACCTGCGTGGCCTGGGCCGTGGCCTTCATTGCCGTGTTCACGGGCATCCGCGGCGGCGTGGAGCGGCTCAACAAGATATTCATGCCCGTGCTGTTCCTGCTGGTGCTGGTCTTCATCGGCCGCGGCATCATGCTGCCGGGCGCCGTGGACGGCCTCAACTGGCTGTTCAGGCCCGACTTCTCCGCGCTGCTTGACGCCAAGGTCTGGTCCGACGCCTTCGGACAGATCTTCTACAGCATCTCCGTCGGCTTCGCGATCATGCTGGCCTACTCCAGCTATCTCCCCGATGACTCGGACATCAACAACAACGGCTGCATGACCGTGTTCATCAACTGCGGATTCAGCATGCTCTCCGGCGTGATGATCTTCAGTGTGCTCGGGTACATGGCCGGTCAGCAGGGCGTGCCCATCAGCGAAGTCGCCGGCGCGGGTGTCGGTCTGGCCTTCGTGACCCTGCCCACCGCTGTGAACCTGATGCCCATGCCCATGTTCTTCGGCGCGCTGTTCTTCCTTGCGCTGGTGGTGGCCGGGCTTTCCTCGCTCATCTCCATCACCGAGGCCGTGGTCTCCTCGCTCATCGACAAGCTGGGCATGTCCCGCAAAAAGGCCGCGACGCTGGTTTGCGCCGTCGGCTTCATGATCAGCTGCCTGTACACCACGGGCGGCGGCCTCTACCTGCTGGACATCGTTGACCACTTCATCAACAACTTCGGCGTGCTGCTCGGCGGCCTGCTGGAGATCGTGTTCATCGCATGGTTCTGCGACCTCGAAGGCATGCACCGTTACATCAACAAGATGTCCGACTTTGCGGTCGGCGGCATCTGGGTGGTCTGCCTGCGCATCATCGCCCCGCTTATGCTGGGCTCCATGGTGCTGATGAACATGTACACCGACCTGAGCGCCAACTACGGAGACTATTCCACCACCGCCGTGGTCATGTTCGGCTGGCTGGTGCTGCTGGGCATTCTTGCGCTTTCCTGGGTGTTCCCCTGCCGCGAGTGCGCCTTCAGCAATCACGTGGCCATCAACAACAACTTCCGCAAGAGGAGCTAGCCCATGGAAACCGGTGCACTCATCATGATGATCTTCGGACTGGGCCTGACCTGGGGCGGCGCGTTCCTGTGCCTGCGCCTGGCCGTCAAGGGCCGCAAGAAGTAGCCGACGGCACGACTCGTCAAAACGGGGCCGGACTTTGCGCAAAGTCCGGCCCTTTTTCTTTGCATGCGCTCGAAGCATTCCCCAGCGGCACGGTGGGACTTGGAAAAAACGGCATACCCGCTTTTCTCCGGACGGGGGGTGTGCTAACGGAGAATGAATGAAGAACGTTTTCAGGATGCTGCTGGCCCTGTTGCTTCCGATCCTGCTGGTCGGCTGCTCGGGCGAAGAAGACACAATCTACGTGGACTTCTCCAAGCGCAAGGAAGTGCTGCTGCCGGTGCAGAAAGATGCCATCACCTACGCCTACCTGCCGCAGTATTCCCACGCCGTCTCCTACGGGCGTCATCATCTGCTCATCGAATATCTAGGCCGTGCCACCGGCATGACCTTCCGACAGGTGTTTCCGGACACCTTCGACGAGCACGTCAAGATGGTGCAGCGCGGCGAAATCGACATCTCGTTCTCCAACCCCATGATCTACGTGCGCCTCGCCCGCAGCGGTGCCCGGGCCTTTGCACGCGTCATCGAGCCGTCCGGCAGACCGAGCTTCAGAGGGCAGGTCATCTGCCGCGACGACAACCGTTTCATCCGGACTCTTGATGACTGCCGCGGCGCCCGCTGGATCGCCGTGGACCATTCTTCGGCGGGCGGTTATCTCTTCCCGCTGGGCATGTTCGTCGAAAACGGCATCACGCAGGACGACTTCCGGCGCATCGACTTCGCTCCCGGTCCCGGCGGCAAGCAGGAGAAAGTCGTGCTGGCCGTGTACGCCGGAGCCTATGACATCGGCTCCATCCGTGAAGGCACCCTCGACATCCTCAAGGACAAGATCGACATTTCACAGATCCGCGTGGTGAAGAGTACCCGATCCTATCCCGGCTGGGTCTATGCCGCGCGTCGAAACATGCCCAAGGAGCAGGTCGCGAGGATCGCCGAGGCCATGTTCGCGCTTGATCTCAACAGCCCCGACGGGGCGGTCATTCTCAACGCGGCAGGCATACGGGGCATCATCCCGGCTTCCGACGGAGACTATGCACCCATGCGCAAGCTCATGTCCGACCTGGGGCTCGACGCGCCCGGGGCTGGAGGACTGCCGCAGTGAAGGCTTTCGACCGTCTTCGTTTCAGCACCAAGATCGGCATGGGCACGAGCATGATCGTGCTGCTGGCCGCGGTGCTGCTGGCGCTGACCTTCAGCACGCTGGCCACGCGCGTTCTGGTGGAAGAGAACAAGAAGCACGGGCTTGTGCTGGCGGAGAACCTTTCCCTGCGTGCCCTCGACCCGATTTTTTCCGCGGATTTTCTTCAGTTGAAAGACCTCGTGGACGGCGTGCGCGAGGTGGGTGAGAACGTGGTCTACGCCTTCATACTCGATCATCGCGGCAACGTGCTGGCACACACCTTCACCGGCGGAATGCCCGTGGGACTGCCGGAAGCCAACGAGCTGCCTCTGTCGCAGGACAGCTCCATCGCGCTCATTGATACGGGCAGAAATTTTGTCTTCGACTTCGCCGTGCCGGTGGACATCGACCGAAACCGTTTCGGCACCGTGCGCATCGGCATGTCGCGCTCCAAGATTCAGGGGGTCATCAACGACCTGCTGCATCCGGTCATGGCCGTCTCCTTCGGGACGCTCCTTGTGGCGGTCTTTCTCGGTTCGCTCTTCGCAAACAAGGTTACCAGCCGCATCAACCAACTTCGGCGCCATGCCGAGGCTCTGGTGACGGGCGACCTCGGAGCCCAGTCCGGCCCCCGGCTCACCCGCAACTGCTGGGAGCTGCGCAATTGCAAGGTCACGCAGTGTCCGGCCTATGGTGATTCCGAGCGACGCTGCTGGTATCTGGCCGGAACACTGGCCGACGATCGGCCCGGTGCGCCCGAGTCCTGCCGGGAGTGCATCGTCTACCGCGAAAACGCGGGCGACGAGATTCAGGATCTTGCCGAAACCTTTGATTATCTGGCGCATACCCTCAAGATGCACCTCGATGAACTGCATGAGGCAGAGCGGACCATGGCACGGCAGCAGCAGCTTTTGCGCACCGTGCTGGACTCCACGCCCGACTGGGTCACGCTTCAGGACCGCGAGGGGGCGTATCTCGCCGTGAACCGTGCCTATGCCGATTCGCTGGGCATGAACCCGGAAAAGGTGGTGGGACGCAAGGAGTCCGACTTTCTGACAGGCGGCGAGGCCCGCATCGCCGCCGCCAAGCTGTCGCGCGTATTTGCCACGGGCGAGGGCGACGAAGAGGAAGTCCGGCAGCTCGATACCGAAGGCGTCAGCTGGATTCACGTCATCCGTGTTCCGGTTTACGGCCACGACGGCCGTGTTACGGCGGTGCTGCGCACGGCCCGCGACGTCACCGAGATCAAAAGCTATCAGGAGCAGCTCATTCAGGCCCAGAAGATGGAATCGTTGGGCAAGCTCGCAGGCGGTGTGGCCCACGAGATCAATACGCCGCTGGGCATCATTCTGGGCTATGCGCAGCTGCTCAAGGAAGACGCCGAAGACGCGAGCGTGCGCGAGGAACTGGGCATCGTGGAGGAACAGGCCAAGGTCTGCCGAAAGATCGTGGCGGACCTGTTGGGTTTCTCGCGACGGTCTGTCAGTGAGAAGCAGGAGATGTGCTTCAACAACTCGGTCATGGAGGCGGTGACGCTGGTGCGTCATACCTTCAAGATGGAGCGCGTCAAAATCGTCACGGCACTCGACGAACGCATGCCCATCATTTACGGTGACCCGGAGAAGCTCAAGCAGGTTTGGATCAACCTGCTCAACAACGCACGCGACGCCATGTCCGACGGCGGCATCATCAAGGTGTCCACCGAACTGGATACTTCGCGACGCACCATCCGCGCCCGGTTCGCGGACAGCGGTCCCGGCATTGATCAGGACCATCTCAAGAAGGTTTTCGACCCGTTTTTCAGCACCAAGGGAGTGGGCAAGGGCACCGGACTCGGTCTGTCCGTCTCCTTCGGCATCATCGAGGATCACGAGGGCAGCATCCATGTGGAAAGCCCCGTGCCCCCGGAATGGCGACCCGACGAGGACGGGGATTACCCCTCGGGGCCCGGAGCCCTGTTCATAGTGGAACTGCCGCTGGACAATTCCTGACGCGGACGAGAAATGGAGTGACACACAGCCATGGCTAACATCATCGTACTGGACGACGTTTACGACTCCGGCCTGCTCATCAAGCGCATCCTGACCCGCAAGGGCCATGTGGTGACGCCCTTCACCGAAGAGGAAGAGGCGCTCACCTATGCGGAAAAGCACAAACCCGATCTGGCGATTCTCGACATCAAACTCAAGAAGATGACCGGAGTGGAAGTGCTGGAGGAAATCCGCAAGGTCAGCCCCGATACACGCATCATCATGCTCACCGGATATCCCACGCTGGAGACCGCAAGGGAGTCCGTACGACTTGGCGCGTCGGAATACTGCGTCAAGCCCATCGACAAGGACGAACTCGAAAGCAAGGTTCAGGGCGTTCTGGAGGGCCAGGACTGAGAACGACGCCACGAAACCGACGGGAGAGGCCATGCTCATTACCGAACTGCTGCGCCGCTGGACCTACAGCGTATTCGCCCCCGGAGCACTGCTGAGGAAACGATACGGAGCCTTCCGGACGTTGCTCGAACATGATGTCCGGGCATTGGAGCGACTTGCGGACCTTGAGGAAGTTCAGGCCGGGGTCGAGGTGGTGGATTACAGCCGGGTCATGCAACTCGAACAGGAGCTTGAGGACGAGGTGGGGGCCATGGTGGAGAGCCTCAAGGAGCTCTCGCCCACCGCCGCCATGGGGCTGGAGGAATATTTCCGCAAGGCCGCGTTCTACGTTCGCATGGGGCTCGACGTCGGTCAGCCCGCCCTTGAGCCGCCCTATGTGCTCCCGCTTGCAGAAGTGAGAAGCCCGGAAACCGGAGGAGGCAAGGCCGCCGCTCTGGCCCGCGTCATGCGCGAGACCGATCTGTCCGTCCCGGACGGCTTCGTGGTCACCGCGAGTGCGTTTCATTATTTTCTTGAAGTCAACAACCTGCGCGAAACGCTGGACGAAATGCTCAGCACCCTGCGTCTGGACGATCATGCGGGCATTGAAGAAACCTGCCGCGCCATGCGTCACATGGTGCTGGAGGCACCGGTGCCCGACGAGGTGGCAAATCCGCTCATGGAGGCCGCTGCCGAGTTGGGGGACGTGTCCTTTGCGGTCCGCTCCAGCGCGGTGGCGGAGGATGGTCGCTTCTCCTTTGCCGGGCAGTACGATTCCGTGCTTGGCGTATCCCGTGATGAACTGGTGGATGCCTATCGCAAGGTCCTTGCGGGAAAGTACTCCGCCAAGGCCGTGACCTACCGCATTCTCAAAGGCCTTGCCGACGACGAGACCCACATGGCCGTGCTTTTTCAGCCCATGGTCCCGGCTGCCGTTTCGGGCATCATGTACACCGCCGACGCCGATGCGACACAGTGCGTGGACGGGGTCACGGCAGTGTACGCCGTGGAAGGGCTGGGAGAGGGACTCGTCAGCGGCAGGCGCGAGCCGCAGGTTTATTGCCTGACCCGCGAGGACGAGCCGGTTATCCTGCAAAAGCCCGCGCATCACGAAAAGCCCGGTGCGGGAATGCTGCTTGAACTGGCCCGCAGCGGGCACCGTCTGGAAGAAGTGCTCGGCGGCGCTCAGGACGTGGAGTGGGTTGCCGACACGAAAGGCGGACTCCATATTTTACAGTCGAGGCCCATGCAGCGCGAAACCATGACCGGGATGCACCGTGAAGAGCCTGAGGGGGCCGAGGTGTTGCTTTCCGGCGGCACGCGCATTTCGTCGGGCATCGGCTACGGGCGCGTGGTGCATGCGGTGGGCGTTCCGGATAACGTTCCCGAAGGGGCGGTTCTTGTGGCCCGCTCGCTCACACCCGACCTCGTGGGCGTTATGGATCGCCTTACGGCCGTGGTCGCGGTGGCCGGAAGCAGGGCCGGGCATTTCGCTTCCGTCGCCCGCGAGTTCGGCCTGCCGGTGATGGCCTCTCCCTATGCTTCGGAACTGGCCGAGGGACGGATGATCACCGTGGATGCCGATACGGGCACGGTCTATGCGGGCAAGCTTCCCGGCTTCTCGGAAAAACGCACGCCGGAAAAGAGCGTGCTTGCCAAACGGCTCGAAGACATCATGCCGAATCTTTCGGTGCTGTATCTCACAGACCCCGAGGACGATCGCTTCGCGCCCGAGGGGTGCCGCTCCGTGCATGACGTGATCCGGTTTGCGCATGAGACCGCCGTGCGCGAGATGTTTTCGCTGGTGGGGCGCGGCGGCAAGGGACTTGGTCGGGTCAAGCGTCTCAAGACGCGCCTGCCCATCGCCATGTATCTGCTCGACCTGGGGGGCGGACTGTTTGCCCATGCGCGCGAACGCAACATCGTTGCTCCCGAGGACGTGACCAGTTCTCCCATGTGGGCCCTCTGGTGGGGGCTCTCCCGCAGCGGCGTGGAGTGGAACGAGAACATGCCGGTCATCGACTGGGAGGAATTCGACCGCCTGAGCGCCGGGATCATGACCAAGGACTCCCGGGCGCTGGCGAGCTACGCGGTGGTGGCCTCGGACTATGCGCATTTCATGTTCCGGTTTGGATACCATTTTGCCGTGGTGGACGCGGTCTGCGGCTCGGAAGCCACCGGGAACCATATCAATCTTCGCTTCAAGGGTGGCGGCGGACACTGGGAGCAGCGTCTGCGTCGGCTGGAGTACATCCGTGCGGTGCTCGAAGCCCGCGATTTCGAGGTGAGCATCCGGGGCGACATGTTGGATGCACGCTGTGCAAGGATGGGCGAGAACGACACGAGACGCCGACTGGTGCTTGTGGGACGACTGCTTGCCCAGAGTCGGCTTCTGGACATTCGGCTGGACGGCGATGTGGACACCGACGAAATGGCCCGGAAGTTTCTTGAAGAGGCGGAAGCGCCCGCTTCGGAGTACTGATCATGTTTGGCCGCAAGGAACCCGTCGCATGGGTCACGGACTATCTGGCCGCCGGACCTGCGCCGGCATCCGCCACCGCCCTGAAGTGGCTGCGTGATCAGGGCATCTCGGCGATACTGAATCTTTGCGGCGAGTTTCCCGATCTCAAGGGCATCGAGGAAAAGTACGGCTTTGAAGTCTACTACCTGCCGGTTCCCGACGAAGAGGCTCCTGCCCTCAAGGAACTGGAAAAGGCGCTGGCATGGCTCGACGAGGCGCTCTATCTCGGCAAGAAGGTCTACATCCACTGTCGTCACGGCGTGGGGCGCACCGGGACCGTGCTCAACTCCTACCTCTTGCGGCGCGGACTCGGCCACAAGCTGGCGGGACGACGGCTCAAGGGCGTTCACGGCGGTCCGGCCAACTTCACTCAGTGGCGCGCCGTGCGAAATTACGGCAAGGAAACTGGGCAACTCACCTGCCGCGAACCCTCGCTGGAGTTCAGCCGGACCGTGGACCTTGGCCCGTTTATCAAGGATTATCTGGAACTGGTCGCGCAGATCGAGCAGACCGTGGAGGAAGCCGGAATCAGCCGTTGCGGCAAGGATCACGACGGCTGTTCCAGCATTCCCATTCATCTTTGTTTCGTGGAGGCGGTGGCCCTTGCCAGAGCTCGGAACACCGTGCTCTCAAGCGCCACACGGCTTGAGCTGATCGACCGAGCGGTGGAGGTCTCGCGCAAGGAGCGTTCGGCCCTCAGGCGGCAGCGCGGGGCAAAGGTCTGCATGGCGGATGTGGGGGCCAAGTGTCCGTTGTGGGGCGAGCAGGGCTGTCGCCTGTATGAACACAGACCCGTGCTGTGTCGCGTCTACGGACTGGAAGGCGAAGCCAGCGAACGGCTCTGGGAAAAGATTCAGCCGAGGCTCAACGAGCTCTCGGCCGACATCTGGTTCGCCCTTACCGGCGAATTTTTGGAGACGCAGCCCGAATTTCCTCTCTCCGAGGTCATCTCGGGCAAATACATCGAGCGGTTCTTCACGCTCATGATGGGCTCCACCGGCTGCGTCTAGCAGTCAGGCAGAGCCCTCAAGCACTATCCCGTCACTTCGGCTTCTTCGTTTTTCTTTGAGTCGGTTACCCGTGCGTTCATGGCCTGGGCTTCCTGTTCCATTTCCTTGAAGCCCATGAGTTCTTCATCGGTTTCCTCGTTTTCAGCAACCTTGCGGGCGATGCTGCGGAACAGGGGGATGCGCTTCTTGTTCTTTTCGAACAGGATGCGGGTCACGATGTAGGCGGGCACGAAGAAGAAACCCGGTCCCACAAGACCGACCCACGGGACGGTGAAGTCCACTTCGGCGAAGCGGAAGTCGAGCCAGCCCATGATGAAGAAGGCGGGCCAGAGCGATGCGCCGAACAGTGCGATGCGGGAAAAGAAGTTTTTGCCGAACTCGTCGTTGGCGCGCTTGTTGAGCGCTTTGAAGCCTTCCTTGTTCTTCACGAGCAGGGAGCGCAGCGACATGTTGTTGTGCCGCACCATTTCGCGGTTGTGCTCTGCGAAATGCTCCTTGTTGAAGAAGTAGATTCCGGCCATGGACAGCTCGCCGATGACCGTGGTCAGCAGGCAGAGGAAGGCCACGCCC
It includes:
- a CDS encoding HAMP domain-containing methyl-accepting chemotaxis protein, with the protein product MKLSAKLIIGFGMVLVLLMVVSGVSYFALENSTNGFEVYRGLARDTNMAGRLQANMLSARMAVKDFVISAEEEDLQKFEAEFAEVKKFMEKAQAEITQPDRAAMVSSAADRLGAYNSAFDRVVELQRRRREIVNEVLNKNGPLIEERMTQILRSAEQAGDTNAATTTANALRSLLLARLYVVKFLENNVATFSQRVEQEMVDLDQQFERMRGTLTSRDRLGLLDQIIPLQDSYQDAFEELVQVIGERNRLINDRLDVLGPEIASDMEDVKLSVMQEQNELGPRLQAANNRAVYMVIGLSAGALLFGILTAMFIVRSVLGQLGKDPSEIAKITKEIAAGNLGVQFDDGHLEGVYGDMKNMVDKIGGVVAEVRGSSENVASGSQQLSGSSQGVSQGATEQAASVEEVSSSVEQMASNIAQTTDNAQGTEQLAYKAAQDAEESGKAVRESVVAMKEIAEKISIIEEIARQTNLLALNAAIEAARAGEHGKGFAVVAAEVRKLAERSGEAAGEISELSVSSVDVADRAGNMLEELVPNIRKTAELVQEITAASREQSAGAEQINTAISQLDAVIQQNASASEEMASTSEELAGQSKALLDVVGFFRFDGQGGGRPTVRAYSAPTPKAKPLPEANQDYEPYQASGDSDSEDEFERF
- a CDS encoding substrate-binding periplasmic protein translates to MATTIFAESPIRRTVRIVTLYGYAPYCFTVPPETNVISEHIPAGSHSATLRGYSWDIVRTAFHNAGYEIELTVMPWKRSLVAISNGEFDLLFPASPSSERKKRFAFGRIPINDVRCRLYVRTESLIDWNGLQGLPPITVAVQRGFNYGDRWENLPPGHVRKKPVDSIRQGFDMLLAGRVDAFAGYEANWDFAVQQLGIRRQVRKLPVFENTSEYAIALKNAPNSEHFLSVLNEQMFKMFDSGWIDHLREEWSLPARSSIPAP
- a CDS encoding sodium-dependent transporter, which translates into the protein MQKRETWGSRGGFIMAAVGSAIGLGNIWRFPYMAYENGGGAFLLPYFVAMLFAGIPFIILEYGLGHRFKGSAPRIFASISRRWEWLGWWQVLVAFVIATYYVVVIAWAMDYFLMSFDLGWGSDPKGFFFGEYLGLTDSPMNLGDIQWTIFTATCVAWAVAFIAVFTGIRGGVERLNKIFMPVLFLLVLVFIGRGIMLPGAVDGLNWLFRPDFSALLDAKVWSDAFGQIFYSISVGFAIMLAYSSYLPDDSDINNNGCMTVFINCGFSMLSGVMIFSVLGYMAGQQGVPISEVAGAGVGLAFVTLPTAVNLMPMPMFFGALFFLALVVAGLSSLISITEAVVSSLIDKLGMSRKKAATLVCAVGFMISCLYTTGGGLYLLDIVDHFINNFGVLLGGLLEIVFIAWFCDLEGMHRYINKMSDFAVGGIWVVCLRIIAPLMLGSMVLMNMYTDLSANYGDYSTTAVVMFGWLVLLGILALSWVFPCRECAFSNHVAINNNFRKRS
- a CDS encoding MetS family NSS transporter small subunit, translating into METGALIMMIFGLGLTWGGAFLCLRLAVKGRKK
- a CDS encoding phosphate/phosphite/phosphonate ABC transporter substrate-binding protein; translated protein: MKNVFRMLLALLLPILLVGCSGEEDTIYVDFSKRKEVLLPVQKDAITYAYLPQYSHAVSYGRHHLLIEYLGRATGMTFRQVFPDTFDEHVKMVQRGEIDISFSNPMIYVRLARSGARAFARVIEPSGRPSFRGQVICRDDNRFIRTLDDCRGARWIAVDHSSAGGYLFPLGMFVENGITQDDFRRIDFAPGPGGKQEKVVLAVYAGAYDIGSIREGTLDILKDKIDISQIRVVKSTRSYPGWVYAARRNMPKEQVARIAEAMFALDLNSPDGAVILNAAGIRGIIPASDGDYAPMRKLMSDLGLDAPGAGGLPQ
- a CDS encoding ATP-binding protein, whose amino-acid sequence is MKAFDRLRFSTKIGMGTSMIVLLAAVLLALTFSTLATRVLVEENKKHGLVLAENLSLRALDPIFSADFLQLKDLVDGVREVGENVVYAFILDHRGNVLAHTFTGGMPVGLPEANELPLSQDSSIALIDTGRNFVFDFAVPVDIDRNRFGTVRIGMSRSKIQGVINDLLHPVMAVSFGTLLVAVFLGSLFANKVTSRINQLRRHAEALVTGDLGAQSGPRLTRNCWELRNCKVTQCPAYGDSERRCWYLAGTLADDRPGAPESCRECIVYRENAGDEIQDLAETFDYLAHTLKMHLDELHEAERTMARQQQLLRTVLDSTPDWVTLQDREGAYLAVNRAYADSLGMNPEKVVGRKESDFLTGGEARIAAAKLSRVFATGEGDEEEVRQLDTEGVSWIHVIRVPVYGHDGRVTAVLRTARDVTEIKSYQEQLIQAQKMESLGKLAGGVAHEINTPLGIILGYAQLLKEDAEDASVREELGIVEEQAKVCRKIVADLLGFSRRSVSEKQEMCFNNSVMEAVTLVRHTFKMERVKIVTALDERMPIIYGDPEKLKQVWINLLNNARDAMSDGGIIKVSTELDTSRRTIRARFADSGPGIDQDHLKKVFDPFFSTKGVGKGTGLGLSVSFGIIEDHEGSIHVESPVPPEWRPDEDGDYPSGPGALFIVELPLDNS
- a CDS encoding response regulator; its protein translation is MANIIVLDDVYDSGLLIKRILTRKGHVVTPFTEEEEALTYAEKHKPDLAILDIKLKKMTGVEVLEEIRKVSPDTRIIMLTGYPTLETARESVRLGASEYCVKPIDKDELESKVQGVLEGQD